The Candidatus Aminicenantes bacterium sequence TCATGTAAGAATGCTAACATATATCTTAGCCAGCGTCAAAATAAGAATAAGGCCGTAATCCACCCTCAACTTTTGGATGGACGGGTTTAGGAAGAACAGAAGAGAAAGAGACAAGGCCGGGAATTTATTCCTTCGGGATTCCAAACTTTTCCATCAAATCATACAGGGTAGGGCGGCTGACGCCCAGCTCTGCAGCGGCCCTGGTCAGGTTGCCCTTGTTGCCGGACAGGGCCTTTGCAAGCAGCTCTTTTTCCAGGGATTCACGGGCTTCCTTGAGCCCCATGTTTTCGTACTTCGACCCGGGCGCGTGAACCACAGCGGGGGCCGCGTCTGCCATATCCAGATGTGCGGGGATAATCTTCACCCCCTCGGCAGCAGGGGCCGCCTCCGCCATGTCCAGATCCGCTGGAGTGATCTTCGCCCCCTCGGCCATGATCACGGCGCGCTTGATGCGGTTCTCCAGCTCCCGAACGTTTCCCGGCCATTCATACTGCGCGATGGCGGCAATCGCCTGATCGTTGAACCCATTGATCTTTTTCCTGTTTTCATCTGCGTAGCGCGCCAGGAAGGCCTTGGCCAGCAGGATAATATCCCCTCCCCGCTCCCTGAGGGGCGGCAGGGACATCAGGATGACCCCGAGGCGGAAGTAAAGATCCTCCCGGAAGCTTCCATCCTTCATGGCCTCTTTGAGATCGCGGTTCGTGGCGGCAACCACGCGGGCATCCACGTCGATCTGCTCCCGGCCGCCGACTCGTT is a genomic window containing:
- a CDS encoding sigma 54-interacting transcriptional regulator, coding for AMHRLSVRQAKPFIVITCGAIPENLLESELFGHEKGAFTGAHIQRKGRFEMAEEGTLFLDEIGELPLALQVKLLRFLQERVIERVGGREQIDVDARVVAATNRDLKEAMKDGSFREDLYFRLGVILMSLPPLRERGGDIILLAKAFLARYADENRKKINGFNDQAIAAIAQYEWPGNVRELENRIKRAVIMAEGAKITPADLDMAEAAPAAEGVKIIPAHLDMADAAPAVVHAPGSKYENMGLKEARESLEKELLAKALSGNKGNLTRAAAELGVSRPTLYDLMEKFGIPKE